The following proteins come from a genomic window of Nostoc sp. TCL26-01:
- a CDS encoding RNA polymerase sigma factor: protein MVIDARRVAELAARNSYGRLVAYLAARSRDVAAAEDALGDAFLAALQTWTESGVPKNPEAWLLVAARHRLLDDVRRTQVKDRVINALKLTGTETQVEPPLDGVAFPDERLKLLFICAHPAIDPSIHTPLMLQTVLGLNAAQIASAFLVAPATMSQRLVRAKAKIRDAGIAFELPETKELSTRLEAVLEAIYAAFTSGWENVTGGDPRNKGLAEEAIWLARLCVQLMPKEPEARGLLALMLHCEARRDARRTADGAYVPLLEQDTSVWSKSMIDEAEQELAQAATFKKLGRFQLEAAIQSIHAQRLVTQRVNWEALALLYEGLIQLSPTLGALVSHAAAIAEAKGLEQGLTLLEVIPAEAVRNYQPYWAIKAHLLKHLGCESEAEKAYARAIGLTEDSAIREFLIRQQQTNFKS from the coding sequence ATGGTGATAGATGCACGTCGAGTCGCAGAATTGGCAGCACGCAACTCCTATGGACGCTTAGTTGCATATTTAGCAGCGCGATCGCGGGATGTGGCGGCGGCGGAAGATGCTCTCGGCGATGCCTTCCTGGCGGCGTTGCAGACTTGGACTGAAAGCGGAGTCCCGAAAAATCCTGAAGCTTGGCTATTAGTGGCTGCAAGGCATCGTCTGCTGGATGATGTGAGGCGCACCCAAGTCAAGGACAGGGTAATCAATGCCCTGAAACTGACAGGAACGGAGACTCAAGTTGAACCACCTTTGGATGGAGTAGCGTTTCCTGATGAACGTCTGAAACTCTTGTTTATCTGCGCTCACCCTGCTATTGATCCCAGCATCCACACGCCTTTAATGTTGCAAACAGTCCTGGGTTTGAATGCGGCTCAGATTGCCTCAGCTTTTCTCGTTGCACCTGCAACTATGAGTCAACGCCTTGTCCGCGCCAAAGCCAAAATTAGAGATGCTGGCATTGCTTTTGAGTTACCAGAGACTAAAGAGTTATCAACCCGATTGGAAGCAGTGCTAGAAGCCATATACGCTGCTTTTACTAGTGGGTGGGAAAACGTCACTGGGGGTGATCCTCGGAATAAGGGATTAGCCGAAGAAGCCATCTGGCTAGCGCGTCTGTGCGTCCAACTTATGCCCAAAGAACCGGAAGCACGGGGGTTGCTAGCGCTGATGCTACATTGCGAAGCCCGACGAGATGCCCGCAGAACAGCCGACGGTGCATATGTGCCGTTGCTGGAACAAGACACCTCTGTGTGGTCAAAATCGATGATTGATGAAGCCGAGCAGGAATTGGCTCAGGCGGCAACGTTTAAGAAATTAGGACGTTTTCAACTAGAAGCTGCAATTCAATCTATCCATGCTCAACGTCTAGTCACTCAGCGCGTTAATTGGGAGGCTCTAGCACTGTTATATGAAGGCTTAATCCAGCTTTCTCCCACATTGGGAGCCTTAGTTAGTCATGCAGCAGCGATCGCTGAAGCCAAAGGATTAGAACAAGGCTTAACGCTTTTGGAAGTAATTCCAGCAGAAGCCGTCAGGAACTATCAGCCATATTGGGCAATTAAGGCTCACTTACTCAAGCATCTAGGGTGCGAATCTGAGGCAGAGAAAGCTTATGCTCGTGCTATTGGTTTGACAGAAGACTCGGCCATCCGCGAGTTTTTAATCCGGCAACAGCAAACCAACTTCAAAAGCTAA
- a CDS encoding SDR family oxidoreductase, with translation MKINDNTVLITGGSSGIGLAIAQALLNLNNRVIICGRNQQKLAQASQAYPQLHTFLCDVTKPDQVSEMFTAIKSQFGNLNLLVNNAGIIKFYDFLHDEDAVISGEEEIATNLVGTLRVTKAALPLLLNSPESAIVNLSSIVALVPSATTAIYSATKAAVHSFSCSLRQQLQPNNIKVFEVMPPFVDTEAIKQINTDKVSPAEVAEALIKGLRTNNYEIRLGPAKALYFVHRLSPTKAEGILKQLVAKALKSQMMPIRNS, from the coding sequence ATGAAAATTAATGACAATACGGTTTTGATTACTGGTGGCAGTTCGGGTATTGGATTAGCGATCGCCCAAGCTTTGTTAAACTTGAACAATCGGGTCATTATCTGTGGTCGTAATCAACAAAAGCTGGCACAAGCGAGCCAAGCTTATCCGCAACTGCACACTTTCTTATGCGATGTTACCAAACCGGATCAAGTCAGTGAGATGTTCACTGCAATCAAGTCTCAATTCGGTAACTTAAATTTACTGGTAAACAATGCCGGTATCATCAAATTTTATGACTTCCTGCACGATGAAGATGCCGTCATCAGTGGTGAGGAAGAGATTGCCACAAATTTGGTGGGGACTTTACGTGTCACAAAAGCTGCATTGCCATTACTTTTAAATAGCCCAGAATCTGCTATTGTCAATCTATCATCTATAGTTGCGCTTGTTCCTTCTGCAACTACGGCAATTTATAGTGCCACAAAAGCAGCTGTGCATTCCTTCTCTTGTTCTTTGCGACAACAGCTACAGCCAAACAACATCAAAGTGTTTGAGGTGATGCCGCCTTTTGTGGATACGGAAGCCATCAAGCAAATCAATACAGATAAAGTTTCGCCTGCTGAGGTAGCTGAGGCTTTAATCAAGGGTTTACGTACGAACAATTATGAAATTCGCCTGGGGCCGGCAAAAGCGCTTTATTTTGTCCATCGGCTCTCACCCACTAAAGCCGAAGGTATACTCAAGCAGCTGGTAGCAAAAGCTTTGAAATCTCAGATGATGCCAATTCGTAATTCGTAA
- a CDS encoding capsular polysaccharide synthesis protein, which yields MLNKTIWILWLQGWDDAPWLIKQIAESWEINNPDWKVEYLTLNNVHQYVDDIDYLYDQTKDIEPQHKADIIRLSLLKNHGGVWADATMLCMQPLSSWVEEAVKPAGLWMYHGSGGGMPKHGPAIWFIVSEKDSLIINKWKNACDEYWHKRTKADNNFWLDGLFKQLFASDREFQNKWDLVPYLYGSAKGQASAMSGQNFQLMVSDNQELKKIFRETPPYALKFWWRVWQAEFSDINSPKCQNSTGYYAIQMSKRRFIYKHKMADKDYYMNLVFWAERWKFKLVYLLKENIKNLLKSLKIYNRAEGGM from the coding sequence ATGTTAAATAAAACAATATGGATACTGTGGTTACAAGGATGGGATGATGCGCCTTGGTTAATTAAACAAATTGCTGAATCTTGGGAAATAAATAATCCAGACTGGAAGGTTGAATATCTGACATTAAATAACGTTCATCAATATGTTGATGATATCGATTATCTATATGATCAAACTAAAGACATAGAACCTCAACATAAAGCTGATATTATTCGCTTAAGCTTATTAAAAAATCATGGTGGTGTTTGGGCTGACGCAACTATGCTGTGTATGCAACCATTAAGTTCGTGGGTAGAAGAAGCAGTTAAACCTGCTGGTCTATGGATGTATCATGGTTCTGGTGGTGGAATGCCTAAACATGGCCCAGCTATTTGGTTTATTGTATCTGAAAAAGATTCACTTATAATCAATAAATGGAAAAATGCTTGTGATGAATATTGGCACAAGAGAACCAAAGCGGATAATAATTTTTGGCTAGATGGACTATTTAAGCAGTTATTTGCATCTGATAGAGAATTTCAAAATAAATGGGATCTTGTGCCTTATTTGTACGGTAGTGCTAAAGGGCAAGCAAGTGCAATGTCTGGACAAAATTTTCAGTTAATGGTGTCAGATAATCAAGAACTAAAAAAGATTTTTCGAGAAACCCCTCCATACGCCCTCAAATTTTGGTGGAGAGTTTGGCAAGCAGAATTTTCTGATATCAATAGTCCTAAATGTCAAAATTCAACTGGATATTATGCGATACAGATGTCCAAGAGGAGATTTATATATAAACACAAAATGGCTGATAAAGACTATTATATGAACCTGGTTTTTTGGGCAGAAAGGTGGAAATTTAAGTTGGTTTATTTGCTCAAGGAGAATATTAAAAATTTGTTGAAATCTCTCAAAATTTACAATCGCGCTGAAGGTGGGATGTAG
- a CDS encoding glutathione S-transferase family protein: MKLYYFPPSPNTRKAHAVALHLQLPIELQFVNIQQGEQHQPEYRQLNPTGRTPVLEDGDFVVWESTAIMQYLASQVPNTLWPEDAKSRAEIVRWQSWQLAHWLQGCGTLQYENFVKPLTNIGEPDPQEVERATQIFHKEAAVLNEHLAERDFLVNNTLTLADFSVASDLTYAVPGRFPLENYPHIQAWYARIEQLPAWQKTAPQG; the protein is encoded by the coding sequence ATGAAGCTTTATTACTTTCCCCCTTCTCCTAATACACGCAAGGCTCATGCGGTAGCGCTACACTTGCAACTACCGATCGAATTGCAGTTTGTGAATATTCAACAGGGTGAACAGCATCAACCAGAGTACCGCCAGTTAAATCCCACTGGCCGGACTCCGGTTTTAGAGGATGGTGACTTTGTGGTTTGGGAGTCAACGGCAATTATGCAGTATCTGGCTAGCCAGGTTCCCAACACTCTCTGGCCAGAAGATGCCAAGAGTCGGGCAGAGATTGTGCGCTGGCAAAGTTGGCAGTTAGCTCATTGGTTGCAAGGATGCGGAACTCTGCAATACGAAAATTTTGTTAAACCATTGACAAACATTGGTGAACCTGATCCACAAGAGGTGGAACGGGCGACGCAAATCTTCCACAAGGAAGCGGCTGTATTGAATGAGCATTTAGCAGAGCGTGATTTCCTGGTCAACAACACGCTAACATTAGCAGATTTTTCTGTGGCTAGTGATTTGACTTACGCTGTGCCAGGGCGTTTTCCTTTAGAAAATTATCCTCATATCCAAGCCTGGTACGCTAGGATTGAGCAGTTACCTGCTTGGCAGAAAACCGCACCACAGGGATAA
- a CDS encoding metal-dependent hydrolase: MSQITVRQKNFDFPEQISRYWYGNSVFKSHFFNSITLLFPDGEQFMLRTIKRQIKQIDNPNLKEEALAFVGQEAQHAVQHEKFWQNLRQQGYTFDRYLRWLHFILFNVCETRLNIKFKLAMIAGVEHFTNVIAELTLKEELFAEAEPIMKELFEWHSAEEIEHKTVAYDVLQNVTKNYLIRLIGIIMAYTFVLSFVNLGLIMMLYQDKKLLDIKVWQEMLQFFFSKEKFLLKVFWQSLDYLNINFHPLDRDNLFLIKRVVG; encoded by the coding sequence ATGTCTCAAATAACTGTTAGGCAGAAAAATTTTGATTTTCCAGAGCAGATTAGTCGGTATTGGTATGGGAATAGTGTCTTCAAAAGTCACTTTTTTAATAGCATTACCCTGCTGTTTCCTGATGGCGAACAGTTCATGCTACGAACAATCAAACGACAAATTAAGCAGATTGATAACCCCAACTTAAAAGAAGAAGCTTTAGCATTTGTGGGACAGGAAGCACAACACGCTGTTCAGCATGAGAAATTTTGGCAGAATCTTCGTCAACAAGGTTATACATTTGACAGATATCTTCGTTGGTTACACTTTATTCTGTTTAATGTTTGTGAAACTCGCTTGAATATTAAATTCAAATTAGCCATGATTGCTGGGGTCGAGCATTTTACCAATGTGATAGCGGAACTGACTTTAAAAGAAGAATTATTTGCTGAAGCAGAACCCATAATGAAAGAGCTGTTCGAGTGGCATTCAGCAGAAGAGATTGAGCATAAAACAGTTGCATATGATGTTTTGCAAAATGTCACGAAGAATTACCTAATTCGGCTCATAGGTATAATTATGGCTTATACTTTTGTGCTGAGTTTTGTTAATTTAGGTTTAATAATGATGCTATATCAAGATAAAAAGCTGTTAGATATTAAAGTCTGGCAAGAAATGTTACAGTTCTTCTTCAGTAAAGAAAAATTTCTGCTCAAAGTTTTTTGGCAATCATTGGACTATTTAAACATCAACTTTCATCCTTTAGATAGAGATAATTTGTTCTTAATTAAAAGGGTTGTTGGTTAA
- a CDS encoding DUF302 domain-containing protein yields the protein MKTVNATTDVNFTVTRVVAFSEKTFAEVTSAIEAMATPADNQLLRQLKRLDTNKSFEQVQVAVESMLGKSGLTVLVDFELGGLLTSQSGVRNKSKLYIIGNPLIANQMFEVDPAVGLYVPLRLFVYEDVDGRTCVTYDQPSSLLGQLQNAEILEVAQMLDGKLADLVAIAI from the coding sequence ATGAAAACTGTTAATGCTACAACAGATGTTAATTTTACAGTTACGCGAGTCGTTGCGTTTTCCGAAAAGACATTTGCAGAGGTGACAAGTGCAATAGAAGCAATGGCAACTCCAGCTGATAATCAACTTCTCAGACAGTTGAAAAGATTAGATACAAACAAATCTTTTGAGCAGGTGCAAGTTGCTGTGGAGTCAATGTTGGGGAAAAGTGGACTCACTGTGTTGGTGGATTTTGAATTGGGTGGACTACTAACATCTCAATCTGGTGTACGGAATAAGTCTAAGCTGTATATAATTGGCAACCCCTTGATTGCTAACCAAATGTTTGAAGTCGATCCGGCTGTGGGACTTTATGTTCCTTTGCGATTATTTGTCTACGAAGATGTTGATGGTAGGACTTGTGTGACTTATGATCAGCCGTCATCATTGCTTGGTCAATTGCAGAATGCCGAGATTTTAGAGGTGGCGCAAATGCTGGATGGGAAACTAGCAGATTTGGTAGCGATCGCTATATAA
- a CDS encoding YciI family protein, whose amino-acid sequence MKYAILIYETEQDFANRPTVKAAYNAYSQALVEAGVIAGGAELHPAHTGTTIRLRAGERKVQDGPYADTKEQLGGLFIIDVPNLDAAMDWAARCPAAGKCCVEVRPLVSTAQE is encoded by the coding sequence ATGAAGTACGCAATTCTGATTTACGAAACAGAGCAAGATTTTGCTAATCGTCCTACAGTGAAAGCTGCTTACAATGCCTATTCTCAAGCTTTAGTTGAAGCTGGTGTGATTGCAGGTGGTGCAGAATTACATCCAGCGCATACAGGGACAACCATCCGTTTACGAGCAGGAGAACGGAAAGTTCAGGATGGCCCTTATGCAGATACCAAAGAACAACTCGGTGGTTTGTTTATCATCGATGTGCCAAATTTAGATGCAGCAATGGATTGGGCGGCACGTTGTCCGGCTGCTGGTAAATGCTGCGTTGAAGTTCGTCCTCTAGTATCCACAGCTCAAGAATAG
- a CDS encoding SMP-30/gluconolactonase/LRE family protein: MKIHHWPIALLAGLAISVPEVAQAGRLLGDSRVFAELPNEPGFPEDVALLGDRVFISGPAQSNLFVQPSILEYDLNSGALVRKYDITGQNPSLPQAIAGIVFDNQNRLYVSDIQQGIVRFDVTQSNPVQEIYATALPDLPICSAVAGGTTCSPNAVDLPPLINDIIFDAKGDLYISDSFQSTIWRVAAGGGTPEIWYQDSRFDGFGANGVRIDPTGTKLYVAATADAVGQGFIYTLPLVDAPSTTDISTFFQYAPGEAPAGIEFGASGNLYVVLGRGNQISVLSPNGTETNRFSGPAIRPDDPNNPLLWRNPSNIAFNNKDRSLLVTNNPLPTIFEPQPEFAVYDVFVDDVAVGVEVPEPSSMLGMGLFLALGWRFGHRRIRRYTPKD; the protein is encoded by the coding sequence GTGAAAATACATCATTGGCCGATCGCCTTGTTGGCTGGATTGGCAATTAGTGTTCCTGAAGTGGCTCAAGCTGGACGTTTATTAGGTGACTCTCGTGTATTTGCGGAACTTCCCAACGAACCGGGGTTTCCAGAGGATGTTGCTTTGTTGGGCGATCGCGTGTTTATTTCTGGCCCAGCCCAGTCTAATCTATTTGTGCAACCAAGTATTTTAGAGTATGACTTAAACTCTGGGGCATTGGTGCGAAAGTATGACATTACAGGTCAGAATCCGAGTTTACCACAGGCGATCGCAGGCATTGTTTTCGACAATCAGAATCGGCTTTATGTCAGTGATATTCAACAGGGTATTGTCCGATTTGATGTGACTCAATCTAACCCGGTGCAAGAAATTTATGCGACTGCATTGCCTGATTTACCGATTTGTAGCGCTGTGGCTGGGGGAACTACTTGTTCACCCAATGCCGTAGACTTGCCACCATTAATTAATGACATTATCTTCGATGCCAAAGGCGACCTCTACATTTCCGATTCGTTTCAGTCTACAATTTGGCGAGTTGCGGCTGGTGGCGGGACTCCAGAAATTTGGTATCAAGATAGTCGCTTTGATGGGTTTGGAGCTAATGGAGTACGTATTGATCCTACAGGCACAAAACTATATGTAGCAGCAACCGCAGATGCAGTTGGTCAAGGATTCATCTACACTTTACCTTTAGTAGATGCTCCCAGCACTACAGATATATCTACCTTTTTCCAGTACGCGCCTGGTGAAGCACCTGCGGGGATTGAATTTGGTGCTTCAGGGAATCTTTACGTGGTGTTGGGTAGAGGGAATCAGATTTCTGTTTTATCCCCAAATGGTACAGAAACCAATCGTTTTTCGGGGCCAGCTATTAGACCTGATGACCCTAATAATCCTTTACTATGGCGGAATCCATCAAATATTGCCTTTAATAACAAAGATCGTTCACTCTTAGTAACGAACAATCCCCTACCGACAATTTTTGAACCCCAGCCAGAGTTTGCAGTCTATGATGTGTTTGTGGATGATGTGGCTGTTGGGGTTGAGGTTCCTGAGCCAAGTAGTATGTTAGGCATGGGATTATTTTTGGCGTTAGGTTGGCGTTTTGGGCATCGGCGGATTCGTAGATATACCCCAAAAGACTGA
- a CDS encoding DUF2207 domain-containing protein has product MQAESAPFYWEFINVDIAVQPNGDMLVTETQKYNFTGDYNHLRSRYIPLDKVDRITEVSVSENGQVLPNITSTVNNQFWIRWEHQLQPPESPTFVLKYRVIGGLRVNHNYAQVYWKAIFSDRKAPIKQAQVRVEFPEELTTKIKIFQSFGVVANIRRVDTKTIEAVTKRSLEPGEGLEIQVTFDRAGTKIETSGWQSSQFFYERLLWILLGLLVFGILIYVVFSSMSSSSYDSGGGGDYGGGSGGDYGGGGGGDYGGGGGGDYGGGGGGD; this is encoded by the coding sequence GTGCAAGCCGAATCAGCACCTTTCTATTGGGAATTTATCAATGTCGATATTGCCGTACAGCCTAACGGTGATATGTTAGTCACTGAGACACAAAAATATAATTTTACTGGAGATTATAACCATCTGCGTTCCCGGTACATCCCTTTAGATAAGGTAGACAGAATTACTGAAGTTTCTGTATCCGAAAATGGTCAAGTATTACCCAATATAACAAGTACAGTAAATAATCAATTTTGGATTCGTTGGGAACATCAATTGCAACCACCAGAAAGTCCTACTTTCGTGTTGAAATATCGTGTTATTGGAGGATTGCGCGTCAATCATAACTATGCTCAAGTATATTGGAAAGCAATATTCTCTGACCGTAAAGCCCCTATTAAACAGGCGCAGGTTAGGGTGGAATTTCCTGAAGAACTTACTACTAAAATTAAAATATTCCAAAGCTTTGGTGTAGTTGCAAATATTCGCCGAGTCGATACAAAAACTATTGAGGCTGTTACTAAACGATCTCTAGAGCCAGGGGAGGGGTTAGAAATTCAGGTGACATTTGATCGTGCGGGTACTAAGATTGAAACCTCTGGATGGCAAAGTTCACAATTTTTTTATGAGAGGTTATTGTGGATTTTGTTGGGATTGTTAGTCTTTGGTATCCTTATTTACGTCGTTTTTTCCAGTATGTCTAGTAGTAGTTACGATAGCGGTGGCGGCGGTGATTATGGTGGCGGTAGCGGCGGTGATTATGGTGGTGGTGGCGGCGGTGATTATGGTGGTGGTGGCGGCGGTGATTATGGTGGTGGTGGCGGCGGTGATTAA
- a CDS encoding 1-acyl-sn-glycerol-3-phosphate acyltransferase, producing the protein MPKSIHSTQPPLKYIPHSFNPLILKMIQWVIPIVLRFRSRPWLPAGIVQIDAKNTDILAELYQKFQAGKIRFLIAFRHPEVEDPLCVSYVISRLVPQAARQQGIKLQHPIHSYFVYDRGMTIWAGNWLGWLFSQLGGVPIRRGRRLDRQAIQTARDLFANAKFPIAIAPEGGNNGHSGIVSPLEPGVAQLGFWCVEDLHKANRSETVFIVPVSVQYRYTQPPWSKLDWLLSKLEADCGLPVQSIGKHEQAEIYQQRICRLGEYLITEMEEFYRRFYHQDIPKTIATEASATPNEVIIARLHRLLDKVLQVAEQYFDLKPQGNFIDRCRRLEEAGWNYIYRDDIADIDNLPPFQRGLADWIAQEADLRMQHMRLVESFVAVNATYIQEQPTADKFAETALLIFDMLSRIQESTLPGRPRLGLRQAQIKIGEPISVTERWVNVQSNRQATKQAVNDLTKDLQIVLESLIENRE; encoded by the coding sequence TTGCCTAAATCAATTCACTCGACTCAACCACCGCTAAAATATATTCCCCACAGTTTCAATCCACTAATCCTTAAGATGATTCAGTGGGTAATACCGATTGTATTGCGTTTTCGGTCTCGACCTTGGCTACCGGCGGGAATTGTGCAGATTGATGCTAAAAATACTGACATATTGGCAGAACTCTATCAAAAATTCCAAGCTGGCAAGATTCGCTTTTTAATTGCATTTCGTCATCCAGAAGTAGAAGATCCTCTGTGTGTATCTTATGTGATTTCTCGGCTTGTACCGCAGGCAGCACGTCAGCAAGGTATAAAGTTACAACACCCGATTCACAGCTATTTTGTTTATGATCGAGGAATGACAATTTGGGCTGGGAATTGGCTAGGTTGGTTATTTTCTCAATTAGGTGGTGTGCCAATTCGTCGTGGTAGGCGATTAGATAGACAAGCTATTCAAACAGCCAGAGATTTATTTGCCAATGCTAAATTTCCTATTGCGATCGCTCCTGAAGGTGGTAATAATGGTCATAGTGGTATTGTCAGCCCTTTAGAACCAGGTGTAGCTCAATTGGGATTCTGGTGTGTGGAAGATTTGCACAAAGCTAACCGTTCTGAGACTGTTTTTATTGTCCCAGTTTCTGTTCAGTATCGCTATACTCAACCACCTTGGTCAAAACTGGATTGGTTGTTGAGTAAATTAGAAGCTGATTGTGGTTTACCAGTCCAATCAATTGGTAAGCATGAGCAAGCAGAAATTTATCAGCAACGCATTTGTCGGTTAGGTGAATATCTCATTACAGAGATGGAAGAGTTTTATCGTCGATTCTATCATCAAGACATCCCCAAAACCATCGCCACTGAAGCATCCGCTACACCCAATGAAGTCATAATTGCTAGACTACATCGCTTACTAGATAAAGTTTTACAAGTCGCCGAGCAATATTTTGATCTTAAACCCCAAGGTAATTTTATTGACCGTTGTCGTCGTTTAGAAGAAGCTGGTTGGAATTATATTTACCGAGATGATATTGCAGATATTGATAATTTACCACCTTTCCAACGTGGTTTAGCAGACTGGATTGCTCAAGAAGCAGACTTGCGAATGCAACATATGCGTTTAGTGGAAAGTTTTGTTGCTGTTAACGCTACCTATATTCAAGAACAGCCTACAGCCGATAAATTTGCCGAGACAGCACTACTCATATTTGATATGCTTTCCCGCATTCAAGAATCAACTCTGCCAGGACGACCAAGGTTAGGTTTGCGACAAGCACAGATTAAAATAGGTGAACCGATTTCGGTTACAGAACGTTGGGTAAATGTGCAGAGTAATCGTCAAGCAACTAAACAAGCTGTGAATGACTTAACAAAAGATTTGCAAATAGTTTTGGAAAGTTTGATTGAGAATAGGGAATAG
- a CDS encoding GMC oxidoreductase, which produces MVSNNFYGRRRFLQNSAIFSTALMTSLVSDRLAHAQEETVEALVIGSGFGGAVAALRLGQAGINTLVLERGRRWPITSAQNTFATYRHPDGRAAWLSPKTVVLDEVPIDVYPGILERQDEKGISVYAGAGVGGGSLVYNGVTYQPPRELFYRVFPQEIDYDQMDKVYYPRVRSIIKPAPIPADILATKYYLSTRLFLQQAANAGLPSRLLDIAVDWDIVREEINGTKVPSVIIGEDWYGMNSGAKKSLDRNYLALAEQTGKVDILPLHIATAISEVPGYGYRVVCNQIDESGSVVATKTIVCKYLFLAAGSMGTSKLLVKAKATGTLARLNNYIGQDWGTNGDTFTIRAGYPLPTNSNLGGPATAVIQDFSNPFGPMSIELLSIWNAPDGLLALVGIGLPSAKGSFKYDPIQGLVRLTWPDNKIVGDPQLLKAAQFAYGVLDRKNALAFGKTQTTTTLGSYSPRKTKIVGGVSDTFPTFHPLGGAVLGKACDLYGRVVGYRGLYVVDGALMPGSTGGTNPSLTIAALAERCLEKIIAEDIA; this is translated from the coding sequence ATGGTCAGTAATAATTTTTACGGTCGTCGGCGGTTTTTGCAAAATAGTGCTATATTTTCTACCGCCTTGATGACTTCATTGGTGAGCGATCGCTTGGCTCATGCTCAAGAGGAAACTGTAGAAGCGTTGGTGATTGGTAGCGGCTTTGGTGGTGCGGTTGCAGCGCTGCGTTTAGGGCAAGCTGGGATCAATACATTAGTTCTAGAACGAGGTCGTCGTTGGCCGATCACCTCGGCACAAAATACTTTTGCTACCTATCGTCATCCTGATGGACGAGCTGCTTGGCTGAGTCCGAAAACTGTGGTGCTGGATGAAGTTCCTATCGATGTGTATCCAGGAATTTTAGAACGTCAAGATGAAAAAGGCATTTCTGTTTATGCTGGGGCTGGGGTTGGTGGTGGTTCTTTAGTCTATAACGGTGTTACCTACCAACCTCCACGTGAGCTATTCTATCGGGTATTTCCTCAAGAAATTGACTATGACCAGATGGATAAGGTCTATTATCCGCGTGTTCGTTCCATCATTAAGCCAGCACCTATTCCCGCAGATATTTTAGCTACTAAATACTACTTATCAACCCGGCTATTTCTTCAGCAAGCAGCAAATGCTGGATTACCGAGTCGTTTGTTAGATATCGCGGTAGATTGGGACATTGTGCGTGAGGAAATCAACGGTACAAAAGTTCCTTCGGTGATTATTGGTGAAGATTGGTATGGGATGAATAGTGGGGCGAAAAAGAGTCTAGATCGGAATTATTTAGCACTAGCAGAACAAACTGGCAAAGTCGATATTTTACCTCTACATATAGCTACAGCTATCTCAGAAGTTCCTGGATATGGTTATAGAGTGGTCTGTAATCAGATTGATGAGTCTGGGTCAGTGGTGGCGACCAAGACTATTGTCTGTAAATATTTATTTCTAGCTGCTGGTTCAATGGGAACCTCTAAACTGTTAGTTAAAGCTAAAGCTACAGGTACGCTGGCCAGATTAAATAATTACATTGGTCAAGATTGGGGAACTAATGGAGATACTTTTACTATTCGTGCAGGTTATCCCTTACCCACAAATAGTAATCTAGGTGGCCCAGCAACGGCTGTAATTCAAGACTTTAGTAATCCCTTTGGGCCGATGTCTATTGAATTACTCTCTATATGGAATGCGCCTGATGGACTGTTAGCCCTTGTAGGGATAGGCTTACCCTCTGCAAAAGGGAGTTTTAAATATGATCCAATTCAGGGTTTGGTGAGACTAACCTGGCCTGATAACAAGATTGTTGGCGATCCGCAACTCTTGAAAGCAGCACAATTTGCTTATGGAGTATTGGATCGGAAAAATGCTCTGGCTTTTGGGAAAACACAAACCACGACTACACTGGGTAGCTACTCTCCTCGGAAAACAAAAATTGTCGGTGGAGTTTCTGACACATTTCCTACCTTCCATCCTTTAGGAGGAGCAGTTTTAGGAAAAGCTTGTGATCTTTATGGTCGGGTGGTAGGCTATCGAGGATTGTATGTTGTGGATGGTGCATTAATGCCTGGTTCGACAGGAGGGACTAATCCATCTTTAACGATCGCAGCGTTGGCAGAACGTTGTTTAGAAAAGATTATTGCGGAAGACATAGCGTAA